In the Coffea eugenioides isolate CCC68of unplaced genomic scaffold, Ceug_1.0 ScVebR1_2238;HRSCAF=3228, whole genome shotgun sequence genome, tgaaaaaacttatgaaacggtttctccactacatgaatagatttatggattgtaacaTCTACACATAATGTAGccataaaatcatgaattaatcccCTTGgaaatacaaagggacatccatattttttgttatttcataacactcccccttggatgtccattgtacaaagaatatgcctcgttaaaaccttactagGGAAAAATCCAGTAGgaccaaaaaccctagtgaaggaaaaagagtacactattcttgtgtaATAATTTCTCCCCTGATGCAAACgtcatttgagatcttttaatcgTCGTATTCCAATATTCTTCACCAATCTCTCAAATGTCGCAGTTGGTAATGCCTTGGTAAATAAATCTGCCAGATTATTATCTGATCGGATTTGTTGCACATCAATTTcaccattcttttgcaaatcattagtaaaaaagaattttggtgaaatgtGTTTCGTCCTATCTCCTTTAATATATCCTCCTTTCAATTGAGCTATACAAGCTGCATTATCTTCATATAATATAGTTAGAGGATTTTCTTTTCCGGAGGATAACCCACAACTCTTCCGGATATAGTGGGTCATTAATATTAACCAAACACATTCTCGACTGGCTTCATGAATTGCTATTATTTCAGCATGATTCGATGAAGTGGCAGCTAGTGATTGCTTTGTAGATCGCCAAGAAATGGTTGTGCCTCCATATGTAAATAAATAACTAGTCTGAGATCTTGCTTTATGCGGGTCGGATAAATACCCAGCATCAGCATAACCAACCAATTCAGTTTTggatttatttgaataaaataaaccaagatCTATTGTTCCTTGGAGATAgcgaaaaatatgtttaatacCATTCCAATGTCGTCTTGTGGGCGATGAactaaatcttgctaataaattTACTGCAAATGATATATTAGGtcttgtacaattagcaagataTATTAGTACACCAAttgcactgagatatggtacttcaggaccaagtatctcttcattttcctctCGTGGTCTAAAAGGATCCTTATTAGGATTAATGATCTGACAACCATTGGGGTACTCAATGTATGTGCTTTATCCATATAAAATCGTTTTAATACCTTCCGAGTAAAAGCAGTTTGGTGAACAAAAATTTCACCTTTCAAATACTCAATTTGTAAACCAAGGtagaattttgtctttccaaaatctttgatttcaaattctttcttcaaataCTCAACACActattttgaatctcttcaAGAGtttcaatcaaatttaaatcatcaacatatacagcaattatcacaaaatttgatccatttttcttgataaaaacacatgGACATATTGGATTATTGGTATAACCTTCTTTGGTCAGACATTCATTGAGGCGAttataccacatacgtccaGATTGTTTGAGCCTATACAGGgacctttgtaatttaatagaataaatatttttagGATTTGATTTGCATGTTTCAGGCATGTTAAATCCTTCGGGGattctcatataaatatcattttcaagattcccatataaatatgcagtaatgacgtccattagacgcatatctaatttttcatgtactgcaaaactcacaagatatctaaatgtgatagcatccactacaggtgaatacgttttattataatcaaatccaggcctttgtgaaaattcttgagctacaagtcttgctttatacctcacaatttcatttttctcatttctttttctcacaaatacccatttatatcctactggctttacaccttcaggtgtttggactacaggtcaaaaacttttcttttagccAGTGAGTCCAATTCAGATTGGATCGCATCTTTCCATTTTGGCCAATCATTTCTACCTCGACATTCATCAACCGATCTAGGCTCATGATCCTCGTCCTTTGccataatatcaagtgctacattATATGCGAAAATACTatcaataattatttcttttcggttccaactttttcttgaagtgacaaaatttattgaattttctataatttcattctcttcaagAATTGGCTCTTTAGGAGCGACCTCTTCAGgaggttgaattttgtcacTAATTGTTGATTCATctactcctcttttctttcgAGGATTTTTATCTTTGGAACCAAGAGGTCTCCCACGCTTCAAGCGTGCTTTAGACTCATTAGCACTTGTAATTTGTCCTTCAGGGACATCAATTTTAATCGGAGCATTTTCAgcaggaatatgtgatttagtaACTCTTCTGGAGTCATTAAATGCATCCGGtaattgatttgcaattttttgcaaatgTATAATCCTTTGAACTTCTAATTCACATTCTTTAGTACGAgaatcaaggaaattcaatgaTATTTTCCAAGTAATTTCCTTTTTCGGTTGATTTTTATCTCCCCCTAATGTCGGAAAATGTGATTCATCAAAATGACAATCTGCAAATCTCGCAGTAAATAAATCACCTGTTAATGGTTCCATATACTTAATGATTGAAGGTGATTCATATCCGACATATATCCCCAATCTTCTTTGTGGGCCCAATTTACGACGTTGGGGCGGTGCAATTGGGACATATACCGCACAACCAAATATTCGTAAATGAGAAATATTGGGCTCATAACCAAAAGTTAATTGTAGGGGAGAATAAGTATGATAATTTGTCGGCCTAATTCTCACAAGTGTTGCTGCATGTAAAATAGCATGTCCCCAAGCAGATGAAGGAAGTTTAGACCTCATCAACAATGGTCTAGCAATTAATTGTAACCGTTTAATAAGTGATTCGGCTAGACCATTTTGTGTGTGAACATAAGCTACAGGATGTTCAACAGTTATTCCAATGGACATACAATAATCGTCAAAAGCATGTGACGAATATTCACCAGCATTATCTAGACgaattttctttattggatAATCTGGAAATTGTGCTCGCAATTTAATTATTTGAGCAAGCAATCTCGCAAATGCCAAGTTGCGAGTAGATAATAAACATACATGTGACCATCTAGTTGATGCATCAATTAGCACCATAAAATATCGAAATGGTCCACATGGTGGATCTACAGGCCCACATATATCACCATGAATTCGTTCTAGAAATGCAGGGGATTCAGTCCCAACTTTAACTTGTGATggtctaataattaatttcctTTGAGAACAAGCAACACAAGAGAATTCATTGGCTTTtaatacttttttatttttcaatgagtGGCCATGTGAATTCTCAATTATTCGTCTCATCATTATAGATCCAGGATGTCCGAGACGATCAtgccaaaccataaaatcatcgGGATGAGTAGACTTCTGGTCTACTAggtgatgaatttcaattgcaCTAATTTGTGCATAATATAAcccagaagaaaaagaaggtaaTTTTTCTACTTCGCATTTTTTCCCATAAATGATACttgtgattaataaaaattcaccatttgtcTCAGTCATTGTCTCGATATGATATCCATTTTCGCGGATATCTTTAAAACTCAATAAGTTTCTTCGAGACTTGGGAGAGAATAGTGCATTATTTACAATAATTTTAGTCCCTTCAGGGAGAAATATAGTGGCTCTTCCGGAGCCTTCAATCAATTTTGCACTACCACTAATGGTATTAACATTTGTCTCTCCCAttttcaaacaagaaaaatattttttatttttcaatatggTGTGCGTAGTAGCACTATCAATGAGACAAATATCATCATCACCATTATTTAATCCCAAATATTTgacatccatttcttcttcaggaagaaaatttcaaacaaaaataaatattaataaagatGCGAAAATAAATATTCAATGGAAAGGAAATTACATGaaagatataaagcatcataaaaatatctaaataaTCATGGGATATTTGTTGACATCTTCAGGATGTTCAAAAAAATCAGCAACATCGAGGTGTGTCATGTCAGCATCATCACCATCATCATAGTCATTCTTTTGATCAATGAAATTTGTCTCAACacctttgtctttctttttcaatgatGCTTGATAGAGGTCAACAAGATGTTCGGCCGTACGACAGGTACGAGACCAATGACCTTCCATACCACACCGGTagcatttttcttcataaactttcttttctccatttttctgaTCGTAGTTATTTTCCCTCTTTTGGAAAACATTTTGTTGCTTGCCACGGTTAAAATTTTCACGGGGCACAAATTTACTACGATCACGTCCACGGCCACGGCCACGTCCGCGGCCTCCTCCACGGCCACCTCTACGGCCACGTCCACGACCTCGACCAGAATTTTGAAATTGGGTCGCATTCGCTTCAGGGAATGGACTTGCACCAGTTGGTCGGGACTCATGATTTTTCAGCAACaattcattattttgttcaGCCAAGAGAAGACATGCAATAAGttcagaatattttttaaacccCTTCTCTCGATATTGCTGCTGCAGGAGCATGTTAGAGACATGAAAAGTAGAAAATGTTTTCTCTAACATATCTTCATCAGTGAC is a window encoding:
- the LOC113756374 gene encoding uncharacterized protein LOC113756374, whose protein sequence is MDLGNTIVEKNESSNQDRAKAMIFLRHHLDEGLKSEYLTVKDPLVLWRDLKERFDHLKLVVLPKARYDWLHLRLQDFKSVNEYNSAMFRITSQLSLCGEKVTDEDMLEKTFSTFHVSNMLLQQQYREKGFKKYSELIACLLLAEQNNELLLKNHESRPTGASPFPEANATQFQNSGRGRGRGRRGGRGGGRGRGRGRGRDRSKFVPRENFNRGKQQNVFQKRENNYDQKNGEKKVYEEKCYRCGMEGHWSRTCRTAEHLVDLYQASLKKKDKGVETNFIDQKNDYDDGDDADMTHLDVADFFEHPEDVNKYPMII